One stretch of Chroococcidiopsis sp. CCMEE 29 DNA includes these proteins:
- a CDS encoding DUF3386 domain-containing protein: protein MKKQLKRQNKWWSLSLMVALASLSVGTQASVQALPYADAVLLSQQQPSTSTPNISAFELFRKAYENRYTWDSQFPGYTATVELKQGKEEYKGQIRVNPDMSVEVTGINNKDALQVVEIQLGMIAVHRRRVPFEVAHKNSTFRLGNTDQKGTIEIIELEGKTEARYKVFRQQIIQVNRLLGPHAVTVNVLDTKLTPEGYLATRYQTFFRQPQTQQVLFEEESKDTYKKIGDYFVLSHQILHGLEQGQKTTTELEFTNIQLLPSS from the coding sequence ATGAAAAAACAACTAAAGCGCCAAAACAAGTGGTGGAGTCTGTCTCTTATGGTGGCTCTAGCTAGCCTAAGTGTAGGAACGCAGGCCAGTGTTCAAGCGCTGCCTTACGCTGATGCGGTCTTGTTGTCACAGCAGCAACCGAGTACTTCAACCCCCAACATCTCTGCTTTCGAACTCTTTCGCAAGGCATATGAAAACCGCTACACTTGGGATTCACAGTTCCCAGGTTATACAGCAACAGTAGAACTTAAGCAAGGCAAGGAAGAATATAAAGGTCAGATCCGTGTAAATCCAGATATGAGTGTAGAAGTAACTGGAATCAACAATAAAGATGCACTACAAGTTGTAGAAATTCAACTGGGGATGATTGCTGTTCATCGTCGAAGAGTTCCCTTTGAAGTTGCCCACAAGAATAGTACTTTTCGACTTGGCAATACCGATCAAAAAGGTACTATAGAGATTATTGAACTGGAGGGCAAAACAGAAGCTCGTTATAAAGTGTTCCGGCAGCAAATAATACAAGTCAATCGCTTACTAGGACCCCATGCGGTCACTGTCAATGTCCTTGACACCAAATTAACACCAGAGGGGTATCTAGCAACTCGATATCAAACATTTTTCCGCCAGCCTCAAACTCAGCAAGTTTTGTTTGAGGAGGAGTCTAAAGATACTTATAAGAAAATTGGTGATTACTTTGTATTGTCTCACCAAATTCTTCACGGGCTTGAACAAGGTCAAAAGACTACCACAGAACTCGAATTTACTAATATTCAGCTACTACCAAGTAGTTAG
- a CDS encoding DEAD/DEAH box helicase family protein, whose protein sequence is MSSTVDNYFLNYHQLVLARITSRQTKLYPHQIEALLAIYQKACRGEMDGSYRQAALILAGVGTGKTLMQALVPYVLAPWMQGKQALFLSDNCTLRARFLKDFPTDAKHRPLYEQWLLYSLGVLPPGVPPPQIVELDASDFSSYAFAMQQADLLVGNRQFVVNLVQRGDIEPTLIGVLVCDEAHFSAAASYRTITSYFSASLLCYFTGSKFRSDGQPLPHIRYNEVEELDELGRNRIGYAPVADYEFTLQQAWQLHPSPIKKLMYKEATSTAFLVEEEGTEVEYAPDEFLLKAQTDKQWFRQILLADSFSLPVLEMAVQILLVKRSATGQPHAMLVRALNIPHTHRVAKLLEDNFPLLEGKVLVIHSEHEQYDLAGRASALIERFYAGEYWVVVHCGMLGVGFDHKWVSVSCCLCVLKSMSPAEQEWGRALRKVPGAAASQFPQLNHPNWAVVVTHSALGLRELFEKFQQGVTSDAIKDAPREKPVRPILTAAYEAGETVLKLSNTGSVKPGDVLELRVPVAVPVEQMPKFSLVEELRSTGDLSVTSADDALTVSSNGSAELETDNSKTELSRLPPLPIAEQQTTMPWQQEAEAIAQRLAEIRSYRTCQIQVEAVLDNQRVQITPTWSDIPSGVEITKSRVNFELPTATFLDHIGLDWQVLVGEELISYSDYKKRMVLQQRGMNLDKDGEIVVSGVRLKDTMPAAAYALFLKGLETELATVEVEIAHSDRVVRPDKAKLEMQSRYGAQVRSLINELFMQRSLVRDGASGRSLLERPVKLLAAASARVQEKGHEPDFANNSALIHSAVFGFVKQQTGRGWSEHTCEQQYQEAVKTARLFLLRLREQLQWRPQR, encoded by the coding sequence ATGAGTAGCACAGTCGATAACTATTTCCTCAACTACCATCAGCTAGTGCTGGCTCGCATCACTTCTAGGCAGACAAAACTGTATCCCCACCAAATTGAAGCCTTGCTAGCCATCTACCAGAAAGCCTGCCGAGGCGAGATGGACGGTAGCTATCGACAAGCAGCATTAATTCTAGCTGGAGTCGGGACAGGTAAGACACTCATGCAAGCGCTCGTCCCCTATGTACTAGCCCCTTGGATGCAAGGGAAGCAGGCGTTATTTCTCTCAGATAACTGCACGTTGCGCGCTCGCTTTCTCAAAGATTTTCCGACTGATGCCAAGCATCGTCCACTCTACGAGCAATGGTTATTGTATTCCTTGGGAGTGCTACCGCCAGGAGTGCCACCGCCTCAGATTGTTGAACTAGATGCAAGTGACTTCAGTAGCTATGCTTTTGCCATGCAGCAAGCAGACCTGCTGGTGGGCAATCGTCAGTTTGTCGTTAACCTAGTGCAACGAGGAGATATCGAACCAACATTGATCGGAGTTTTGGTCTGCGATGAAGCGCATTTTAGTGCTGCTGCTTCCTATCGGACAATCACCAGTTATTTTTCGGCATCGTTACTGTGTTACTTTACCGGCTCAAAGTTCCGTTCTGATGGTCAACCACTGCCTCACATCCGCTACAACGAGGTGGAGGAACTAGACGAACTGGGGAGAAATCGCATCGGCTATGCTCCGGTAGCTGACTATGAATTTACCCTGCAACAAGCGTGGCAGCTCCATCCATCCCCAATCAAGAAATTGATGTACAAAGAGGCGACCAGCACTGCCTTCTTAGTCGAAGAGGAAGGAACAGAAGTTGAATACGCTCCGGATGAATTCTTGCTCAAAGCTCAGACTGACAAACAGTGGTTCCGGCAAATACTGCTAGCTGATTCGTTCTCGCTACCCGTGTTGGAAATGGCAGTGCAGATATTACTTGTCAAGCGCTCAGCAACAGGTCAACCCCATGCCATGCTAGTGCGAGCGCTGAACATCCCTCACACTCATCGCGTTGCAAAGCTATTAGAAGATAACTTTCCTCTGCTTGAGGGAAAAGTATTGGTAATTCACTCGGAGCATGAGCAGTACGATCTAGCAGGTCGTGCGAGCGCTTTAATCGAAAGATTTTACGCTGGGGAATATTGGGTAGTTGTCCACTGCGGAATGTTAGGAGTAGGATTCGACCACAAGTGGGTGTCAGTTTCCTGTTGCTTGTGCGTGCTTAAATCTATGTCCCCGGCAGAACAAGAATGGGGTCGAGCTTTGCGGAAAGTACCGGGAGCAGCAGCCTCTCAATTTCCCCAATTGAATCATCCTAACTGGGCAGTCGTTGTCACTCACTCAGCCTTGGGGTTACGAGAGTTATTTGAGAAATTCCAGCAAGGAGTTACATCTGATGCAATTAAGGATGCACCAAGGGAGAAACCAGTTCGACCAATACTAACAGCGGCTTATGAAGCCGGCGAAACTGTTCTGAAGCTCTCGAATACTGGCAGTGTGAAACCAGGCGACGTGTTGGAGTTGCGCGTACCAGTGGCAGTACCAGTAGAACAAATGCCTAAGTTTTCCTTGGTTGAAGAACTCCGCAGTACAGGCGATCTATCAGTAACAAGTGCTGATGATGCACTTACAGTATCATCCAATGGTAGCGCTGAGTTGGAAACGGATAACTCCAAAACTGAGCTAAGTCGTTTACCGCCACTACCAATCGCTGAGCAGCAGACAACAATGCCTTGGCAGCAGGAAGCGGAGGCGATTGCCCAAAGATTAGCCGAAATTAGAAGTTACAGAACTTGCCAAATTCAGGTAGAAGCAGTGTTGGATAACCAGCGGGTACAAATTACACCCACTTGGTCTGACATTCCATCCGGAGTGGAAATTACTAAATCCAGAGTTAATTTTGAGTTACCTACCGCTACATTTTTGGATCACATTGGGCTGGACTGGCAAGTGCTGGTGGGAGAAGAACTGATTTCTTACTCAGATTACAAGAAGCGGATGGTGTTGCAGCAGCGGGGTATGAACCTGGACAAGGATGGAGAAATTGTGGTATCTGGTGTCCGGCTGAAAGACACCATGCCAGCAGCAGCTTACGCTCTATTCCTCAAAGGACTAGAGACGGAGCTAGCCACAGTAGAAGTGGAAATAGCTCATAGCGATCGCGTTGTCCGTCCTGACAAAGCGAAGTTGGAAATGCAATCGCGCTATGGAGCACAGGTGCGAAGCTTAATTAACGAACTGTTTATGCAAAGGAGTCTAGTCAGGGATGGTGCTTCTGGTCGGTCTTTGTTAGAGCGCCCGGTTAAACTTTTGGCGGCGGCGAGCGCGCGAGTACAAGAAAAAGGACACGAACCAGATTTTGCCAACAATTCTGCCTTGATTCACTCGGCTGTGTTTGGTTTTGTCAAGCAGCAAACAGGTAGGGGTTGGTCGGAACACACCTGCGAGCAACAATACCAGGAGGCAGTAAAGACAGCACGTCTTTTTCTCCTGCGGCTGAGGGAACAGTTGCAATGGCGACCACAGCGCTAG
- a CDS encoding transposase, translated as MPYSSSLTDKEWELIEPLVPQKKKTRPPYWTKRQILDGVFYQLKNGCNWGDLPKDLPPYSTVFWHYKQWRADGVLEQIMTRLHSQVRQHVKKNKNGRGY; from the coding sequence ATGCCGTACTCCAGCAGCTTAACTGACAAAGAGTGGGAGCTCATCGAGCCATTAGTGCCCCAAAAGAAGAAAACCAGGCCACCTTACTGGACAAAGCGGCAAATCTTGGATGGCGTCTTTTATCAACTTAAGAATGGTTGTAATTGGGGTGACCTGCCCAAAGACTTGCCACCCTACTCGACGGTATTCTGGCATTACAAGCAGTGGCGTGCGGATGGCGTTCTCGAACAGATAATGACGAGATTGCATTCGCAGGTGCGGCAACATGTCAAAAAAAACAAAAATGGACGCGGTTACTAA
- a CDS encoding filamentous hemagglutinin N-terminal domain-containing protein: MLKTRFPNAFFAELTVLVSSIVMSGVAVGFGNCVSAQIVLDSTLGSESSVVTPNGSINGSPSDKIDGGAIRETNLFHSFQEFNVSEGRGIYFSNPDGIENILSRVTGTNTSNIWGKLGVLGNANLFLINPNGIIFGQNASLDVKGSFIASTASSFKFNDQTEFSATASQTTPLLTISVPSGLQYGANRGRILVQGDGQGTRANGEPIDTSVGLRVQPNKTLALVGGDITLEGGTLKTAGGQIELGSVGSPSLVNLSSNPKGFSLSYDSVPAFGNIQLFQQATVDASGIEGGNIQVQGRRVLLSDGSQIESSTLGEGQGGTLRIKASDSVELIGESADALYSTSLATQVYEEATGSGGNLTIETGQLTVQAANAGPRASKFVITGRGGLPEDPGNPRNGDYSWADLRFFPIESQPNSPPVTTQPTDSAAKPLVEASGWTITSKGEVVLTAAAPSTATEVPWMTPSSCHAS, encoded by the coding sequence ATGCTCAAGACAAGATTCCCAAACGCTTTTTTTGCAGAACTTACTGTGCTAGTGAGTTCTATAGTAATGAGTGGAGTAGCTGTCGGATTTGGGAATTGTGTCTCTGCTCAAATTGTCCTTGATAGCACCCTTGGTAGTGAAAGCTCCGTCGTTACACCTAATGGAAGTATTAATGGTTCTCCAAGTGACAAAATTGATGGTGGAGCAATTCGGGAAACAAACCTTTTCCACAGTTTTCAAGAGTTTAATGTGAGTGAAGGTCGAGGAATTTATTTTTCAAATCCTGATGGAATTGAGAATATATTGAGCCGAGTAACGGGTACTAACACCTCTAATATTTGGGGAAAGCTGGGCGTGTTGGGTAATGCCAACTTGTTTCTGATTAATCCTAATGGGATTATCTTTGGACAAAATGCCAGTTTGGATGTTAAAGGTTCATTTATTGCTAGTACAGCAAGTAGCTTCAAGTTTAACGATCAAACAGAGTTTAGCGCAACTGCTTCTCAAACCACTCCACTACTAACCATAAGCGTCCCCAGCGGGTTGCAATACGGAGCGAACAGAGGAAGAATTCTGGTACAGGGTGATGGTCAGGGTACAAGGGCAAATGGAGAACCTATCGACACTAGTGTTGGTTTGCGGGTGCAGCCAAATAAAACTTTAGCTTTGGTAGGCGGTGACATAACCCTGGAAGGCGGAACCCTGAAAACAGCTGGAGGACAGATTGAATTGGGCAGTGTTGGTAGTCCCAGTCTGGTTAATCTAAGCTCTAATCCTAAAGGCTTTTCCCTAAGCTATGACAGTGTCCCAGCTTTTGGGAATATCCAACTATTTCAGCAGGCAACAGTAGATGCCAGTGGGATTGAAGGTGGAAATATCCAAGTTCAAGGCAGGCGAGTGTTACTTAGTGATGGTTCTCAGATTGAGTCAAGTACCTTGGGAGAAGGACAGGGAGGAACACTGAGGATCAAAGCTTCTGATTCTGTGGAATTGATTGGAGAATCGGCAGATGCACTTTATAGCACCAGTTTGGCTACTCAAGTCTACGAAGAAGCTACAGGTTCAGGTGGCAACTTGACCATTGAGACTGGGCAATTAACTGTTCAAGCAGCGAATGCAGGACCACGAGCTAGTAAATTTGTCATCACTGGACGCGGGGGATTACCAGAAGATCCTGGCAACCCACGCAATGGTGACTATTCCTGGGCAGATTTGCGCTTTTTCCCAATAGAAAGCCAACCGAATTCACCCCCTGTTACTACACAACCAACTGACTCGGCAGCAAAGCCGTTGGTGGAAGCAAGTGGATGGACAATCACCTCTAAGGGTGAAGTGGTTCTAACAGCTGCTGCACCCAGCACTGCTACAGAAGTTCCCTGGATGACCCCATCTAGCTGCCATGCGTCATAA
- a CDS encoding CAAD domain-containing protein, which translates to MQSQLPKTKDDAINSPAITAAIESIQQPQLSPAARSIHKGLSILTQVVAFLAHLSNYLGRFFNTYSRSLVGVVLVLAAFVALRVVLAAVDALNDIPLIAPTFELVGLAYASWFGYRYLLTASKRQEVLQLFERFLKQQAQEVIRTDETEQFYKPGEIVPTSGRYALINPDGNSEGREVTSTKGEHFPPTPEPGMHYQLVDETLHKGNQEFLSQPQKGVMTIGENEQLYKPGEIVPTSGRYALINPDGNSEGREVTATKGEHFPPTPESGMHYMLVDPTQHKNI; encoded by the coding sequence ATGCAATCCCAACTGCCAAAAACAAAAGATGATGCTATCAACTCCCCTGCAATCACAGCAGCAATAGAATCGATACAGCAGCCACAGTTATCTCCTGCGGCTAGGTCGATTCACAAAGGTTTATCGATTCTCACACAAGTAGTAGCTTTTTTAGCGCACCTGTCTAATTACTTGGGTAGATTCTTCAATACATACTCGCGCTCGCTGGTTGGGGTGGTGTTAGTTTTGGCAGCCTTCGTAGCGCTGAGGGTAGTCTTGGCAGCCGTAGATGCTCTCAATGATATTCCACTGATAGCACCAACATTTGAGCTGGTTGGTCTTGCCTATGCTAGCTGGTTTGGTTATCGCTATTTACTTACAGCATCAAAACGTCAGGAAGTATTGCAACTGTTTGAGAGATTCCTAAAGCAACAAGCACAGGAGGTGATTAGAACGGATGAAACTGAACAATTCTACAAACCAGGTGAGATAGTACCAACTAGCGGTCGATATGCACTAATTAATCCAGATGGGAATAGCGAGGGACGAGAAGTCACCTCAACTAAAGGAGAACACTTTCCACCTACACCCGAGCCAGGGATGCACTATCAGCTAGTTGACGAAACTCTGCACAAAGGAAATCAGGAATTTCTTTCCCAACCGCAAAAGGGTGTCATGACTATCGGTGAAAATGAGCAGTTGTACAAGCCAGGCGAGATAGTACCAACTAGCGGTCGATATGCACTAATTAATCCAGATGGGAATAGCGAGGGACGAGAAGTCACTGCAACTAAGGGAGAACATTTTCCGCCCACACCCGAGTCTGGAATGCACTATATGCTAGTTGACCCAACCCAACATAAAAACATATGA
- a CDS encoding CHAT domain-containing protein: MRHKLFQNLIGYTLLGLAILSICLSSHTAQAQPSNTNAAPETVSLVVSTAINAKELAQQGREFYTTGQLYHAVKTWFLAAKAFQSQRDPLNQAQALNHLSLAYQQLGQLPEATQAIADSLKLLQIKEKKPKQVQLLLAQALNTQGSLQLALGQAEQALTTWQQAATTYTQAGDSVGVIGSLLNQAQALQVLGFYRRALATLNSVNSSLQKEPDSLLKAAALRSLGNVLRMTGDLKRARQVLQQSLLLAQQLQSALDISAALLDLGNTARVQQDTKEALVFYQQAATASSSPVTQLEAQLNHLSLLLETESKPNVQTLLPQIQSQLATLPPSRAAIYARINLAHSLTQLIKADAKHAPSQLEIAKLLAAAVQQAREIKDRRAEAYALTSFGELYEQTQQLSTAQELTQQAFVLAQALHAPDISYRASWQLGRLLKAEGDLKGAIASYTEAANALKSLRQDLVAVNTDIQFSFRDEVEPLYRQLVDLLLQSDQPSQKNLVQARDAIESLQLAELDNFFRVACLQGKPIQVDQVIDKDDPTAAVLYPIVLADRLEVILKLPGQPLRHYKTAITQTKVETLLEELRQKLTKTYALSEVYPLSKQVYDWLIQPIESDLAKSRIKTLVFVLDGSLRNIPMAALYDGQQYLIQKYAVALVPGLQLLPSQPIERVKLKALTAGLTQARQGFSALNNVGAELNQIKSEVASTVLLNQKFTSIALQKEIDSVRFPIVHLATHGQFSSQAAQTFVLAWDKPIVVDELNNLLQTRDTSMHNALELLVLSACETAAGDKRAALGLAGVAVRAGAGSTIASLWSLDDESSALLMGQFYQELASRKVNKAEALRQAQLTLLPNPRYQNPRYWGAYVLVGNWL, encoded by the coding sequence ATGCGTCATAAACTTTTCCAAAACTTAATAGGCTATACTCTGCTGGGTTTAGCTATACTGAGTATTTGCTTAAGTTCTCACACAGCGCAAGCACAACCTTCTAACACAAATGCCGCTCCTGAAACAGTTTCGCTAGTTGTATCAACTGCAATTAATGCAAAGGAGTTAGCGCAGCAAGGAAGAGAATTTTATACAACCGGACAATTGTATCATGCAGTAAAGACTTGGTTCCTCGCAGCAAAAGCTTTCCAATCTCAGCGAGATCCCCTGAATCAAGCTCAAGCTTTGAATCATCTATCTTTGGCTTATCAACAACTCGGACAGCTGCCCGAAGCAACCCAGGCGATCGCTGATAGTTTGAAACTTTTACAAATCAAAGAAAAAAAACCAAAACAAGTACAGCTTCTCCTAGCTCAAGCTTTGAATACTCAAGGCAGTTTACAGCTAGCACTGGGACAAGCAGAACAAGCCTTAACCACATGGCAACAAGCAGCCACTACCTATACTCAAGCAGGTGACTCTGTTGGGGTTATAGGCAGTCTGCTCAATCAAGCTCAAGCGTTACAGGTATTAGGATTCTATCGTCGGGCTTTAGCGACACTAAACTCTGTAAACTCATCACTGCAGAAAGAACCCGATTCTCTGCTCAAAGCTGCTGCCTTACGTAGCCTTGGCAATGTTTTGCGGATGACGGGCGATCTGAAGCGAGCGCGGCAAGTCTTGCAGCAGAGTTTACTCCTAGCTCAGCAACTCCAATCAGCCCTTGATATCAGTGCTGCCCTGCTCGATTTAGGCAACACAGCACGAGTACAGCAGGACACCAAAGAAGCCCTAGTTTTCTATCAACAAGCTGCAACTGCCTCTTCCTCCCCAGTGACACAACTAGAAGCGCAGCTGAATCATCTAAGCTTGCTACTAGAAACTGAGTCGAAGCCAAACGTCCAAACACTGTTGCCTCAAATCCAATCGCAGCTTGCTACCTTACCTCCTAGTCGAGCAGCAATTTATGCCCGAATTAACCTAGCCCACAGCTTGACACAACTGATCAAGGCTGATGCTAAACACGCCCCATCCCAGTTAGAAATCGCTAAGCTTTTAGCCGCAGCTGTCCAACAAGCTAGAGAGATAAAAGACCGAAGAGCCGAAGCCTATGCTCTGACAAGTTTTGGTGAACTATACGAACAAACACAGCAGTTGAGTACTGCCCAAGAACTTACCCAGCAAGCTTTTGTACTAGCTCAGGCACTTCATGCGCCCGATATCAGTTATCGTGCTTCCTGGCAGTTGGGACGTTTGCTCAAAGCTGAAGGAGATCTCAAAGGAGCGATCGCCTCCTACACCGAAGCAGCCAATGCTCTTAAGTCCTTACGCCAAGACCTAGTTGCAGTTAACACCGACATCCAGTTTTCGTTTCGGGATGAGGTTGAGCCACTGTATCGGCAGCTGGTCGATTTACTGTTGCAATCCGATCAACCCAGCCAAAAAAACCTGGTGCAAGCGCGTGACGCGATTGAATCTTTGCAATTAGCAGAACTGGATAACTTCTTTCGAGTTGCTTGCCTCCAGGGAAAGCCAATCCAAGTCGACCAAGTGATTGATAAGGATGACCCGACCGCAGCAGTACTCTACCCGATCGTATTGGCAGACCGATTAGAGGTGATCCTTAAGCTGCCTGGACAGCCATTGCGCCACTACAAAACCGCTATAACTCAAACAAAAGTAGAGACATTGCTGGAAGAATTGCGACAGAAACTGACCAAGACCTACGCACTTTCAGAAGTTTATCCTCTTTCCAAACAAGTATACGATTGGCTGATTCAACCAATTGAGTCAGATTTAGCTAAAAGCCGAATTAAAACCTTAGTATTTGTGCTAGATGGTTCCTTACGGAATATTCCAATGGCTGCTCTCTACGATGGGCAGCAGTACCTGATCCAGAAGTATGCAGTTGCCCTCGTCCCAGGATTGCAGTTATTGCCTTCGCAACCAATAGAGCGAGTTAAGTTAAAAGCCTTAACCGCTGGATTAACTCAAGCCCGTCAAGGTTTTTCTGCCCTTAACAATGTGGGCGCGGAATTGAATCAAATTAAGTCTGAGGTAGCTAGCACAGTTCTACTCAACCAAAAGTTTACCAGCATTGCCTTGCAAAAAGAAATTGACTCGGTTCGGTTTCCCATAGTTCACCTAGCAACTCACGGTCAATTTAGTTCCCAAGCTGCTCAAACGTTTGTCTTAGCTTGGGATAAGCCAATTGTTGTTGATGAATTAAATAATTTACTCCAAACCAGAGACACCAGCATGCATAATGCCCTTGAATTACTTGTTCTGAGTGCCTGCGAGACAGCAGCTGGAGATAAACGAGCAGCCTTAGGACTAGCTGGAGTAGCTGTGAGAGCCGGGGCGGGTAGCACAATTGCTTCTCTATGGTCTTTGGACGATGAAAGCAGTGCTTTACTAATGGGTCAGTTCTATCAGGAGTTAGCTAGCAGGAAAGTGAATAAAGCTGAAGCACTCCGTCAAGCTCAGTTGACTTTATTGCCAAACCCGCGCTATCAGAACCCCCGATATTGGGGAGCTTACGTGCTAGTTGGCAATTGGCTGTAA
- a CDS encoding HNH endonuclease signature motif containing protein, protein MRRQFTQSQKLLILRRAGYKCQICGIPLSETNFEADHKIAYSLGGTTEVWNALALCKDCNRRKSDKPYQP, encoded by the coding sequence GTGAGAAGGCAATTTACTCAGAGCCAAAAACTATTAATTCTACGTCGCGCTGGTTACAAATGCCAGATTTGCGGCATCCCCTTGAGCGAGACAAACTTTGAAGCCGACCATAAGATTGCCTACTCACTAGGAGGGACGACAGAAGTTTGGAATGCCTTGGCATTATGTAAAGACTGTAATCGTCGTAAATCAGACAAGCCCTACCAGCCATGA
- a CDS encoding ParA family protein translates to MYRSTTVQDLSSSTTTTAMTNQMRLAIMTGAGGVGKTTLAVNLGYEVARLGYKVAIFDLDPQGSINVACRLKKTPAPKATTAWIYSGFFDGTYTLTPVWEQYVKTLDVFQGGSALFKIMSNLAQPGGCNLLKEALTEYPLPHDLVIFDCPATLEQIPKSALVAASHLLVPLMPDAKAVDGTRVLLDWYAASIQELQLISPPFFLGFVINNMEDGAEHQRLSKELPPRYQARGYHVFPPIKHYTAFVNAWSEGVPLRVHRSTHAALKPIEAITGAIIQVVKGEKRGKAKSNRR, encoded by the coding sequence ATGTACCGTAGTACTACGGTACAAGATTTGTCCTCTTCAACAACCACTACTGCCATGACCAACCAAATGCGACTCGCTATCATGACTGGAGCCGGAGGGGTTGGAAAGACGACTTTAGCGGTCAATCTTGGCTACGAAGTTGCTCGACTTGGATATAAAGTTGCTATTTTTGACCTCGATCCCCAAGGTTCAATTAACGTTGCCTGTCGCCTCAAAAAGACTCCAGCTCCAAAAGCAACAACCGCCTGGATTTACTCTGGTTTTTTTGATGGGACTTACACTCTAACCCCGGTTTGGGAACAATATGTGAAGACTTTGGATGTATTTCAAGGAGGAAGTGCCCTTTTCAAAATCATGTCGAATCTTGCGCAACCAGGTGGCTGCAATCTATTGAAAGAAGCTCTGACGGAGTACCCTTTACCACACGATCTCGTTATCTTTGATTGTCCAGCAACGCTAGAACAGATTCCTAAATCTGCGTTAGTTGCAGCTAGTCATCTACTAGTTCCCTTAATGCCAGATGCTAAAGCTGTCGATGGTACACGAGTTTTGCTGGATTGGTATGCAGCAAGCATTCAAGAACTCCAGCTCATATCCCCACCATTCTTCCTTGGTTTTGTAATCAACAATATGGAAGATGGAGCAGAACACCAACGCCTGTCCAAGGAACTTCCTCCACGCTACCAAGCGCGTGGCTATCATGTGTTTCCTCCAATCAAACATTACACTGCCTTTGTCAATGCTTGGTCAGAAGGAGTTCCATTGCGGGTTCATCGTTCAACCCACGCAGCACTAAAACCAATTGAGGCAATCACTGGAGCAATCATTCAAGTAGTGAAAGGAGAAAAACGTGGTAAAGCGAAATCGAATCGACGTTGA
- a CDS encoding transposase, producing the protein MVDSQAVKNTCSASIESKGFCHYKCTNGIKRHLAVDPLGLPFFTHCTPANVSDDQGLIELLSNHLDYFRAKPVNVPKITILLDHGYHPNTITAALQKLYPQMMTKLRFELAPKPTKAEKAAQGHSGFVRVATRWVIERSNSWMERCKSLVKNFEKTLVNATAKLNLCLLRLMLKRLSNG; encoded by the coding sequence ATCGTTGACTCACAAGCGGTGAAAAACACCTGTAGTGCTAGTATCGAGTCCAAAGGGTTCTGCCATTACAAATGCACTAATGGCATCAAACGCCATCTCGCCGTCGATCCTCTAGGGTTGCCGTTTTTTACCCACTGCACTCCTGCTAATGTGTCCGATGACCAAGGCTTGATTGAACTGCTAAGCAATCACCTGGATTACTTTCGAGCCAAGCCCGTCAACGTCCCCAAAATCACCATTTTGCTCGACCATGGCTATCACCCAAACACCATCACCGCTGCCCTACAAAAACTTTATCCTCAGATGATGACCAAGCTCAGGTTTGAACTGGCACCCAAGCCCACGAAAGCCGAAAAGGCAGCCCAAGGTCACTCTGGATTTGTTCGAGTAGCAACCCGATGGGTGATTGAGCGGTCTAATTCTTGGATGGAACGATGTAAGAGTTTGGTCAAAAACTTTGAGAAAACGTTGGTCAATGCCACAGCTAAACTCAACCTTTGTTTGCTCAGACTGATGCTCAAACGGCTATCAAATGGATAG